Proteins co-encoded in one Metabacillus sp. KUDC1714 genomic window:
- a CDS encoding cation diffusion facilitator family transporter produces MSNETDNNGFISLIKKGNKSSAVAMIGNGIIAACKAIAYVISGSGAMFASAMHSLADAVNQGFVFIGSVLSEKRPTPQFPTGFGRVINIFCMIAVIVVTIMAYETIKEGWHLLHHPVENTGGFWLSIGVLIINLVIDGGILLKAMKEILKEARVEKTKGWGIAKAAFSNVGRAAPPTRLVFYEDIVAVTGALLALTAIIVTAFTDFTSLDGIATILIGFLMIGVAFRVGFDNMVGLIGVAAPKDIEEKVFRTILSDEDVTDIKKLRIIQEGRYYHVEGLIELRKGLSLAVADDIKFRVQDKIISDQDITDVTLGIIEDDGIMDLSPDRLNGLI; encoded by the coding sequence TTGAGTAATGAAACAGACAATAATGGATTTATATCACTAATTAAAAAGGGGAATAAATCATCAGCAGTTGCAATGATTGGTAACGGGATTATTGCAGCTTGTAAGGCTATCGCTTATGTAATAAGTGGGAGTGGGGCTATGTTTGCATCTGCTATGCACTCACTTGCAGATGCAGTAAATCAAGGGTTTGTGTTTATTGGTAGTGTTCTATCAGAAAAACGGCCGACGCCACAATTTCCAACAGGCTTTGGACGTGTAATCAACATATTTTGTATGATCGCAGTCATAGTAGTGACCATCATGGCTTACGAAACAATCAAAGAAGGCTGGCACTTACTGCATCACCCAGTAGAAAATACCGGTGGGTTTTGGTTAAGTATAGGTGTATTAATCATTAACCTGGTTATTGATGGTGGAATTTTACTAAAAGCAATGAAGGAAATTCTAAAGGAAGCTAGAGTAGAAAAGACAAAAGGATGGGGAATAGCCAAAGCGGCATTTAGTAACGTTGGTCGTGCAGCACCGCCTACTCGTTTAGTTTTTTATGAAGACATCGTAGCTGTTACAGGGGCATTATTAGCCTTAACCGCAATCATTGTCACAGCATTTACTGATTTCACAAGCTTGGATGGTATAGCTACAATTCTAATTGGCTTTTTAATGATTGGAGTAGCCTTCAGAGTAGGATTTGATAATATGGTTGGACTTATCGGGGTAGCTGCGCCAAAGGATATTGAAGAAAAAGTGTTCAGAACAATATTAAGTGATGAAGATGTTACAGATATTAAAAAACTCAGGATAATACAAGAAGGTCGATATTATCATGTTGAGGGCCTAATTGAATTAAGAAAAGGACTTTCACTTGCAGTTGCTGATGATATAAAATTTAGGGTGCAAGATAAAATTATATCTGATCAAGATATTACCGATGTTACTCTCGGTATTATAGAGGATGATGGGATTATGGATCTGTCCCCAGATCGGTTAAATGGTCTGATTTGA
- a CDS encoding acyl-CoA thioesterase — protein sequence MEAIKTKESRIVSTDQVLSCDLNNYNTLFGGVLMKKLDNVATLSARRHSRVKECVTASTDSIDFLCPIHQTDSVCIESFVTYTGKTSMEIFCKVIAEDMMTGERRMAATAFLTFVALDEKKQPVEVPGIIPETEEEKFLYNTAKDRAEMRRLRRKKSKELAEYITVRKPWDK from the coding sequence ATGGAAGCAATAAAAACAAAAGAAAGCCGCATTGTTAGTACAGACCAAGTATTATCATGTGATTTAAATAATTATAATACTCTTTTTGGTGGAGTTCTGATGAAAAAACTAGATAATGTCGCAACGTTATCAGCACGTAGACATTCTAGAGTAAAGGAATGTGTAACAGCATCTACAGATTCTATCGACTTTTTATGTCCAATTCACCAAACTGATTCAGTCTGCATTGAATCATTTGTTACCTATACAGGAAAAACATCTATGGAAATTTTTTGTAAAGTAATCGCCGAGGATATGATGACAGGCGAACGTAGAATGGCTGCAACAGCCTTTTTAACCTTTGTTGCATTAGACGAAAAGAAACAACCGGTAGAAGTTCCTGGTATTATCCCAGAAACAGAAGAGGAAAAGTTTCTCTACAACACTGCTAAAGATAGAGCGGAAATGCGTAGATTAAGAAGAAAGAAAAGTAAGGAACTAGCAGAATATATTACAGTTAGAAAACCTTGGGATAAATAA
- the cidR gene encoding cidABC operon transcriptional activator CidR, whose amino-acid sequence MDIKQLQYFIEVANNNSFSRAAEHLFITQPTISKMIKNLETELGVPLFDRSRKKLLLTDAGHTILEQAKLIDKAFTNLEIELDNLLGLNKGHIRIGLPPIFDAHFFLKIIGCFHEKYPGITFQFVEDGSKKIEDDVDNNLLDVGVVVLPTNNEMFEHFSFMEEDLKLILHPTHPLANQIEVNLAELANESFILFNKDFVLNDRIINACNNIGFNPHIISESSQWSFIEEMVASKLGISLLPESICRYLNKNVRTVKIVNPSIRWNLALIWGKNKYLSTAAKEWLQFTKEHLTNKNS is encoded by the coding sequence TTGGATATCAAACAATTACAATACTTTATTGAAGTTGCAAATAATAATAGCTTCTCCCGGGCAGCCGAGCACCTATTTATAACTCAACCTACCATTAGTAAAATGATTAAAAACCTTGAAACAGAATTAGGTGTGCCATTATTTGATCGCTCTCGAAAAAAGCTTCTCTTAACCGATGCAGGACATACGATATTAGAACAAGCAAAGTTGATCGACAAAGCGTTTACGAATTTAGAAATAGAGTTAGATAATCTTTTAGGCTTGAATAAAGGACATATTAGAATTGGTTTACCACCTATATTTGATGCTCACTTTTTCCTTAAAATAATTGGCTGTTTTCACGAAAAGTATCCAGGGATTACCTTTCAATTTGTTGAAGATGGATCAAAGAAGATAGAAGATGATGTGGATAACAATCTCCTTGATGTAGGTGTTGTGGTCCTTCCAACTAACAATGAAATGTTTGAACATTTTTCTTTTATGGAGGAGGACTTGAAACTAATCCTCCACCCAACACACCCATTAGCCAATCAAATTGAAGTTAATTTAGCAGAATTAGCAAATGAATCCTTTATTCTTTTTAATAAGGACTTTGTTTTAAATGACAGGATCATAAATGCTTGTAATAATATTGGCTTTAATCCACATATTATTTCTGAAAGTTCCCAATGGTCCTTTATTGAAGAAATGGTTGCCTCAAAGCTTGGAATATCCCTTTTACCAGAAAGCATTTGCCGTTATTTAAACAAGAATGTCCGAACTGTAAAAATAGTAAATCCTTCGATCAGGTGGAACCTCGCCCTCATTTGGGGAAAAAACAAATATCTTTCTACTGCAGCAAAGGAATGGTTACAGTTTACGAAGGAACATCTGACAAATAAAAATTCATGA
- a CDS encoding aspartyl-phosphate phosphatase Spo0E family protein yields the protein MNTKYYSELTYKINLVRKLMIVTAQTKGFNNPETIKYSEELDRLIFETQIFLKSCS from the coding sequence ATGAATACAAAATATTACTCTGAATTAACATATAAGATAAATCTAGTAAGAAAACTTATGATTGTCACAGCACAAACAAAGGGATTCAATAATCCTGAAACAATTAAATATAGTGAGGAATTAGATAGACTTATTTTTGAAACACAGATATTTTTAAAATCCTGCAGTTAA
- a CDS encoding spore germination protein, with translation MKMNRWMKLLSSTQKVMNKNSNTHTNKDETDYLTGTLEEDFYKIRRMFEGSSDFTYRKFDINKTYTAIILYLDGLVDMKRMENSILEPLLNHNQDLQKKTHLTIVDIEDVISSGQVEKGETIQQLADHLFIGGTVILIDGFKQTLLISEQSWAQRSVDEPASEAVVLGPREGFTENIRTNTSMLRRRIKSPQLKLESMKLGRLSKTEIVITYIEGIAESSLVEEVRSRLRRIDIDAIEDSGYIVEFIEDNPYSVFPQVLQTERPDRVVGNLLEGRVGIIVENSPFVLVVPVTFFQMMASPEDYYGRFLMASFIRCIRYLFLLIALLFPSIYIAVTTFHQELLPTNLLFSVAASREKVPFPAVVEALLMEITFEALREAGLRLPRPIGSTVSIVGALVIGQAAVEAGIVSAPLVIVVSITGIASFMFPSYSLTGAIRLLRFLMMFLAALLGFYGILLGVFFILVHLVQLRSFGVPYLAPIAPFNFNNLKDVIIRVPWWGMNERPEQTAKRNLKRLASKRRKY, from the coding sequence ATGAAAATGAATAGATGGATGAAACTTCTAAGCTCTACTCAAAAAGTTATGAATAAAAATAGCAATACCCATACCAATAAGGATGAGACTGATTATTTAACAGGAACTCTTGAAGAAGATTTTTATAAAATTAGAAGAATGTTTGAAGGATCTTCAGACTTTACTTATCGGAAATTTGACATAAATAAAACGTATACTGCAATTATTCTATACCTTGATGGACTAGTAGATATGAAAAGAATGGAAAATAGTATTTTGGAGCCATTATTAAACCATAATCAAGATTTACAAAAAAAAACTCACCTAACTATTGTAGATATTGAAGATGTAATAAGCTCAGGACAAGTTGAAAAAGGAGAAACTATTCAACAACTTGCTGATCATTTATTTATTGGTGGGACAGTAATTCTCATTGATGGGTTTAAACAAACGCTTTTAATAAGTGAACAATCATGGGCACAACGATCAGTCGATGAGCCAGCTTCAGAAGCAGTAGTACTAGGGCCAAGAGAGGGCTTTACTGAAAATATACGAACAAATACAAGCATGCTTCGTAGGAGGATTAAATCCCCTCAACTTAAATTGGAAAGCATGAAGTTAGGAAGACTTTCTAAAACGGAAATAGTTATAACCTATATAGAAGGTATTGCAGAGTCGTCATTGGTTGAAGAAGTACGAAGTAGACTAAGACGGATAGACATTGATGCCATTGAGGATAGTGGATATATTGTAGAATTTATTGAGGATAATCCTTACTCTGTATTTCCACAAGTATTACAAACGGAAAGGCCGGATCGTGTTGTTGGGAACCTCCTTGAGGGAAGAGTTGGGATAATTGTTGAAAACAGTCCATTTGTACTTGTTGTACCAGTTACTTTTTTTCAAATGATGGCTTCTCCAGAAGATTATTATGGAAGATTCCTTATGGCATCGTTTATACGATGCATCAGGTATTTATTTTTATTAATTGCATTGTTGTTTCCGTCCATTTATATTGCGGTAACAACCTTTCATCAGGAATTATTACCAACAAATCTCTTGTTTAGTGTCGCTGCCTCTAGAGAGAAGGTACCGTTCCCGGCGGTAGTAGAAGCATTGTTAATGGAAATAACATTTGAAGCTTTAAGGGAGGCTGGTTTGCGGCTACCTAGACCAATTGGATCAACAGTTAGTATTGTCGGTGCATTAGTAATCGGTCAGGCAGCAGTTGAAGCAGGGATTGTTTCCGCTCCCTTGGTTATCGTTGTTTCCATTACAGGGATTGCTTCGTTTATGTTCCCTAGTTACAGTTTGACAGGGGCGATTCGTCTTCTTCGTTTTTTGATGATGTTCTTAGCTGCACTGCTCGGATTTTATGGGATTCTGTTAGGCGTATTTTTTATATTGGTTCATCTTGTCCAGCTCCGTTCATTTGGGGTTCCTTATTTGGCACCTATTGCTCCTTTTAATTTCAATAATCTTAAGGATGTCATAATTAGGGTTCCATGGTGGGGAATGAATGAAAGACCAGAACAAACTGCTAAAAGGAATTTAAAGAGGTTAGCTTCAAAGAGACGTAAATATTAA
- a CDS encoding Ger(x)C family spore germination protein — protein sequence MKTTRILVILAMSVFLLSGCWNRIEINDIAIVTAVGLDLEDDKIRLSLQVAVPSKLGPTSGTTGSGENSTFMISDTGDTLSEAYRHLQGKLSRRIFFSHSRVLIIGEELAKKGVSHILDFYSRFHEPRMNSYIMFTKGKAFEIIKNRPTLESVTAEETRELTKLSVGLSVNIKEFLDMLLTEGLEPVAPQFASEPMEKGGSGSAETDKTQAIIGAAVFKDDKLVGWMNDSQTRGILWLRDEMELGVITVKVPEEKGGGHISTNIIRTETKIVPKIKNGEIKIAVKTTSEMNVMENASELNLDDSKNIDKLQIEIEKEVKDRIQSVLDKSKDDLGTDIFGFGEAVYKKYPKQWNEKYKKDWNERFTELEVSIHPTVYVRRIGLTK from the coding sequence ATGAAAACAACTAGAATATTGGTCATTTTAGCAATGTCAGTCTTCTTGCTATCTGGTTGCTGGAATCGAATTGAAATAAATGATATTGCAATCGTTACTGCTGTTGGTTTAGATCTAGAGGACGATAAAATTCGTTTATCACTTCAAGTAGCGGTCCCATCAAAGCTAGGTCCAACTAGTGGTACAACAGGTAGTGGTGAAAATAGTACTTTTATGATTTCAGATACTGGTGACACACTTTCTGAAGCATATAGACATCTTCAAGGAAAGTTATCAAGACGCATATTCTTTTCTCATAGTAGGGTTTTAATAATAGGGGAAGAACTCGCTAAAAAGGGTGTTTCCCATATTCTTGATTTCTATTCAAGGTTTCATGAACCTCGTATGAATAGCTATATTATGTTTACAAAAGGTAAAGCCTTTGAAATTATCAAGAATAGACCTACATTAGAAAGTGTCACAGCTGAAGAAACAAGGGAGCTAACGAAGCTTAGTGTGGGGTTGTCTGTAAATATTAAAGAGTTTCTCGATATGCTTCTTACTGAAGGCTTAGAGCCGGTAGCTCCTCAATTTGCGTCAGAACCAATGGAAAAAGGAGGTAGTGGTAGTGCTGAGACTGATAAAACACAAGCAATCATTGGAGCAGCAGTATTTAAAGATGATAAATTGGTTGGGTGGATGAACGATTCGCAAACGAGAGGGATTTTATGGTTGCGAGATGAAATGGAACTTGGAGTCATTACCGTCAAAGTCCCAGAAGAAAAGGGTGGTGGCCATATTAGTACGAATATTATTCGAACGGAAACAAAAATTGTTCCTAAAATTAAAAATGGAGAGATAAAAATAGCTGTAAAAACTACATCAGAAATGAATGTAATGGAAAACGCTTCTGAATTAAATTTAGATGATTCGAAAAACATCGATAAGTTACAAATTGAGATCGAGAAGGAAGTTAAAGACAGAATTCAAAGTGTATTAGATAAGTCAAAAGATGATCTTGGTACAGATATATTTGGTTTTGGAGAAGCTGTATATAAAAAATATCCAAAACAATGGAATGAGAAATATAAAAAAGATTGGAATGAAAGATTTACAGAATTAGAAGTATCGATTCATCCTACTGTTTACGTAAGAAGAATCGGTTTAACAAAATAG
- a CDS encoding GerAB/ArcD/ProY family transporter, translating into MSNLVEKISLWQLYIIIICFQIGSAALVGIGNDAKQDAWIAVILATLIGIFIVLYYVFLLSRLPGKNIFEIYVFCFGKWVGKLITLLYVIYFFYLSARVLRDFCELLVSTIFEFTPIEVICITMMLVIIYMLQHGLEVLGRTSEVFFPYVVTFIVTTGLGIWFSGGLEFHHLLPVLSNGLGPIFKAIFPQLLTFPFGEAIAFTVIIVYVGKTKKVGRVSAAAVLTSGLLLTYGSLVQIATLGIDLKERANFPLLSASREISLLSFIERVDLIIVFFVMFGIIVKVSIFFYGGLKGLELITKRPYRTMTIPMGTIIGFLTVVISNNFVEHIEEGLKFVPLYMHIPFQFVFPAIVLPILLWKTKKKQEKESSL; encoded by the coding sequence ATGAGTAATCTTGTAGAGAAGATATCTCTTTGGCAGTTATACATTATTATTATATGCTTTCAAATTGGCAGTGCAGCCTTGGTTGGGATCGGTAATGATGCGAAGCAAGATGCTTGGATAGCTGTTATTCTCGCCACATTAATAGGGATATTTATTGTACTTTATTATGTATTTTTATTATCAAGGCTACCTGGGAAAAATATTTTCGAAATATATGTCTTTTGTTTTGGGAAATGGGTTGGAAAGCTTATCACTCTTTTGTATGTAATCTACTTTTTTTATCTTTCAGCAAGAGTATTAAGAGATTTTTGTGAGCTACTAGTTTCAACAATTTTTGAGTTTACTCCAATCGAAGTTATCTGTATTACGATGATGCTTGTCATCATTTATATGCTACAACATGGTTTAGAAGTGTTAGGACGTACAAGTGAAGTTTTCTTTCCATATGTTGTGACATTTATCGTTACAACAGGATTAGGCATATGGTTTTCAGGAGGCTTAGAATTTCATCATTTATTGCCGGTGCTTTCAAATGGGCTTGGGCCTATATTTAAAGCAATATTTCCGCAATTGCTAACCTTTCCATTTGGTGAAGCTATTGCCTTTACAGTTATTATCGTTTATGTAGGGAAAACTAAGAAGGTTGGAAGGGTAAGTGCCGCAGCTGTTTTAACTAGTGGTTTATTGTTAACATACGGCTCTCTTGTTCAAATTGCAACGTTAGGAATAGATTTAAAAGAAAGAGCAAATTTTCCCTTACTAAGTGCTTCACGTGAAATATCATTGTTGAGTTTTATAGAACGGGTGGATTTGATCATTGTTTTTTTCGTTATGTTTGGAATTATTGTAAAGGTAAGTATTTTCTTTTACGGTGGATTAAAAGGGCTTGAGCTTATTACGAAAAGACCTTATCGTACCATGACCATTCCGATGGGTACCATAATTGGGTTTCTCACAGTAGTTATTAGCAATAACTTTGTAGAACACATAGAGGAAGGTCTCAAGTTTGTTCCCCTATATATGCATATTCCATTTCAGTTTGTTTTCCCTGCTATAGTGCTCCCTATTTTATTATGGAAAACGAAGAAGAAGCAGGAAAAGGAGTCTAGTCTATGA
- a CDS encoding spore germination protein yields the protein MSKLSYMFQRRKNKKSGETTEKEIFDKEGIPKDYDHKLEINLKSLHELFYQTSDYQNIDIKIGSRNGCVCYLGTTLNKNELNSQVLEPLRDAFKEAKEDDKDIDKIREAYFPAVAYEYAETLHQIVWQILNGFAVILVDEQIKALGLNIGGMEKRSIDEPSTQTIIRGPKDGFVEDIDTNIGLVRRRIKNPRLVFENFHVGSDSHTKLVIGYMKGIVNEDILDEVKQRVKKIKTSGVLDTGNIEEFIADDNFTFFPLIFNTERPDSISGNLLEGKIAIFLDGTPFVLIVPSVFTDFFQSAEDYYQPFFMTSFIRIIRYIAFMIALTFPSLYVAITTYHHELLPTPLLISVQGQREGVPFPAVIEILIMELTFEVLREAGVRMPRAVGQTLSIVGALVIGQAAVEAGLVSNVLVIVVSFSAIASFVSPIYNFSIAARLIRFILIFMAASLGLYGILISLIIMVIHLVSLRTFGVPYLTPVAPFKLKDQKDVFIRFPIWSDRNRPSYLVTDAPVKEEGASPPSPPDSSSRGENTK from the coding sequence ATGAGTAAACTTTCTTATATGTTTCAGCGGAGAAAAAATAAAAAAAGTGGAGAAACAACTGAGAAAGAGATTTTTGACAAGGAAGGTATTCCAAAGGATTATGACCATAAGCTAGAAATTAATTTAAAGAGTTTGCATGAGTTATTTTATCAAACATCTGATTATCAAAATATTGATATTAAAATAGGAAGCAGGAACGGTTGTGTTTGCTATTTAGGTACGACACTGAATAAAAATGAGCTTAATTCACAAGTATTAGAACCTTTAAGAGATGCATTTAAAGAGGCTAAAGAAGATGATAAAGATATCGATAAAATAAGGGAAGCCTATTTTCCAGCAGTTGCATATGAGTATGCAGAGACTCTTCATCAGATTGTTTGGCAGATACTCAATGGCTTTGCAGTTATATTAGTAGATGAACAAATAAAGGCCTTGGGTTTGAACATTGGTGGTATGGAAAAAAGATCAATTGATGAGCCAAGTACACAAACGATAATTCGAGGACCAAAAGATGGTTTTGTAGAAGATATTGATACAAATATCGGTTTAGTTAGAAGAAGAATAAAGAATCCACGACTAGTGTTTGAAAATTTCCATGTTGGAAGTGATTCACATACAAAGCTAGTAATTGGTTATATGAAGGGAATTGTTAATGAGGATATATTAGATGAAGTTAAACAGAGAGTAAAAAAAATAAAAACATCAGGTGTGTTAGACACTGGAAATATAGAGGAGTTTATTGCAGATGATAACTTTACCTTTTTTCCGCTCATTTTCAACACTGAGCGTCCAGACAGTATTAGTGGGAATTTGTTAGAAGGGAAAATTGCTATTTTTCTTGATGGGACTCCATTTGTATTAATCGTTCCCTCTGTTTTCACTGATTTCTTTCAGTCAGCAGAAGACTATTACCAACCTTTTTTTATGACAAGCTTTATCCGAATCATTCGCTATATTGCTTTTATGATCGCCTTAACATTTCCCTCTTTGTATGTGGCGATAACAACTTATCATCATGAGCTTTTACCGACTCCGCTTTTAATTAGTGTTCAAGGTCAAAGGGAAGGTGTACCATTTCCAGCTGTTATTGAAATATTAATAATGGAGCTTACATTTGAAGTATTGCGCGAAGCGGGGGTAAGGATGCCTAGAGCAGTTGGGCAAACGCTATCCATAGTTGGAGCACTTGTAATCGGACAAGCTGCGGTTGAAGCTGGATTAGTTTCCAATGTATTAGTTATTGTTGTATCATTCTCTGCTATCGCCAGCTTTGTATCTCCAATATATAATTTTTCAATCGCTGCTCGCCTTATAAGGTTTATTTTAATTTTTATGGCTGCTTCCTTAGGGTTATATGGAATTCTTATCTCTCTCATTATAATGGTTATTCATTTGGTAAGTTTACGAACATTTGGAGTCCCGTATTTAACACCTGTAGCTCCATTTAAATTAAAGGACCAGAAAGACGTCTTTATAAGATTCCCTATTTGGTCAGATAGAAATAGACCTTCCTACTTAGTAACAGATGCTCCAGTAAAAGAGGAAGGGGCGTCACCACCTTCTCCACCGGATTCGAGTTCAAGGGGAGAGAATACAAAATGA
- a CDS encoding Ger(x)C family spore germination protein, producing the protein MNKKMIGFFVLMSFLLTGCWDKEELNDVSIVTGIAVDPGEEKKYRMTVELVNSPEFGKQGSLGNTPVITYSLEGNSLSELSNKMNVGLARKLIYSHTRVVFINEEIAREGLFGFLDFLERSGHFRNDFNILITKGNPASDFTKITYPIQKSPSLKLHKQINTFLEEWGGDPRVRLTDFIAAIISKGKNPVAATVVLKGDVEKGKNVENNKSLDPEALILIDGIAIFKDDKMLGSIPLKETRDYLWTQKLKHTSLSIPCEEGKVEEQPYFDVRVSRSNTKINVSYKNNNPKLMVKITGETKIQGSECTNDLTKIDVFMEYEKKINELVKKDITTMIQNIQEEFSVDIFGFGEALYRQDPQKFKKQESKWDEVFSKAEVDVEVDLHLLRSGIKNKSFMTDLENLKE; encoded by the coding sequence ATGAACAAAAAAATGATTGGTTTTTTTGTGTTAATGTCCTTCCTATTAACCGGTTGTTGGGATAAAGAAGAGTTAAATGACGTATCAATTGTTACAGGAATTGCTGTTGATCCCGGCGAAGAAAAAAAGTATAGGATGACGGTTGAATTAGTTAATTCCCCAGAGTTTGGAAAACAAGGATCTCTAGGAAATACACCAGTTATTACCTATTCATTAGAGGGAAACTCTCTATCGGAATTATCTAATAAAATGAATGTTGGATTGGCTCGTAAGCTAATTTATTCTCATACGCGAGTTGTTTTTATCAATGAAGAAATCGCACGAGAGGGATTGTTTGGCTTTTTAGATTTTTTAGAGAGGAGCGGGCATTTCCGTAATGACTTTAATATCCTTATTACTAAGGGAAATCCTGCCTCTGATTTCACAAAAATCACATACCCTATTCAAAAAAGTCCATCTTTAAAACTCCATAAACAAATTAATACGTTTCTTGAGGAATGGGGAGGAGATCCCCGCGTGCGATTGACAGATTTTATAGCTGCTATTATTTCCAAAGGCAAAAATCCAGTTGCGGCAACTGTTGTATTAAAGGGTGATGTGGAGAAGGGGAAAAATGTAGAGAATAATAAATCGTTAGATCCAGAGGCGCTTATCCTCATAGATGGGATTGCTATTTTTAAGGATGATAAAATGCTGGGGTCTATACCATTGAAGGAAACAAGAGATTATTTATGGACTCAAAAGTTAAAACATACGAGCTTAAGTATCCCGTGTGAAGAAGGGAAAGTGGAGGAACAACCTTATTTCGATGTAAGGGTTTCTAGGTCTAATACTAAAATTAACGTAAGTTACAAAAATAACAATCCCAAGCTTATGGTGAAGATTACAGGGGAAACAAAAATACAAGGATCTGAATGTACAAATGATCTAACGAAAATTGACGTTTTTATGGAATATGAGAAAAAAATTAATGAACTAGTAAAAAAAGATATTACGACTATGATACAGAATATTCAAGAAGAATTCAGTGTAGACATCTTTGGATTTGGTGAAGCATTATATCGCCAAGACCCGCAAAAATTCAAAAAACAAGAAAGCAAGTGGGATGAAGTATTTTCAAAAGCTGAGGTTGATGTTGAGGTTGATCTTCATTTATTACGATCAGGCATCAAAAATAAAAGTTTTATGACTGACCTAGAAAACTTGAAAGAATAA
- a CDS encoding Cof-type HAD-IIB family hydrolase: protein MTKLIAIDLDGTLLNSKSQISTENLEAIKNAQNAGIEVVIATGRAHFDVQALFKNSGVKTWIIGANGATIHAPDGSLYYSQPIEPELAYDILRSLEEDGYYYEVFSEECIFTSQNGRELLQIEIDRMKSANPEVNSSSLEEALVKQFSQTGFCFIDSYKDIKNASAEIYNILAFSFFEEKLETGWAKYGNIDGLTIVSSAHHNFELEHCGASKGNALRRLSDKLDIPIAKTIAIGDSMNDVSMLKLAGKGIAMGNARLEVKEISDEITLTNDEHGVAKILLSELIEC from the coding sequence ATGACGAAATTGATTGCAATCGATTTAGATGGGACTCTCTTAAATAGTAAGAGTCAAATAAGCACTGAAAATCTTGAAGCAATTAAAAATGCTCAAAATGCTGGGATTGAGGTTGTTATCGCTACTGGCCGTGCTCATTTTGACGTGCAAGCTCTTTTTAAAAACTCTGGGGTAAAAACGTGGATTATAGGAGCTAATGGGGCTACGATCCATGCCCCAGATGGTTCACTTTATTATTCACAACCAATCGAACCAGAGCTAGCCTATGATATCCTGCGTTCTTTAGAAGAAGATGGCTACTACTATGAAGTCTTTAGCGAGGAGTGTATTTTCACATCTCAGAATGGAAGAGAGCTTTTGCAAATAGAAATTGATCGAATGAAAAGTGCAAATCCCGAGGTTAATAGCTCAAGCTTAGAGGAAGCTTTAGTGAAGCAATTTAGTCAAACCGGCTTTTGCTTTATTGATTCTTATAAAGATATAAAAAATGCTTCTGCAGAGATTTATAACATCCTTGCTTTTTCGTTCTTCGAGGAAAAGTTAGAAACTGGATGGGCAAAATACGGAAACATAGATGGACTAACAATCGTATCCTCAGCACATCATAACTTTGAGCTTGAACACTGCGGAGCATCTAAAGGGAATGCCTTAAGACGCCTTTCGGATAAGCTCGATATTCCTATTGCTAAAACAATTGCAATCGGTGATAGCATGAATGATGTTTCCATGCTAAAACTAGCGGGTAAAGGGATTGCGATGGGAAATGCAAGGTTAGAAGTTAAAGAAATTAGCGATGAAATTACTTTGACAAATGATGAGCATGGCGTTGCAAAGATCCTCCTATCGGAATTAATAGAATGCTGA